Proteins encoded by one window of Salicibibacter halophilus:
- a CDS encoding transposase, translating into MAIIPQMNLFSWTDIEDLGDLERLRLVLDYLPDETLMETLEEKRFKGRDDYPVRAVWNTILAGVVFEHGSMESLRRELSRNGQLRNLCGLKDGKVPPASTYSRFMKKLLKHEEAIEHIFDTLVEQLYELVPDFGRSLAIDGKGVSSFANRYAKNDEPDGRRDTDADFGKKAYKGRKEDGAIWNKVVKWFGYNIHLIVDAVYELPVAYSVTKASEPDINAGHDLVDELEKERPWILEQADTLAGDRGYDDTKLMERLFDDHTIKPVIDIRNMWKDGEETRQLMDKENVTHDFKGTVYCYCPTTGIRREMTNGGFEKDRETLKKRCPAKQYGITCEGAADCPVAKGLRIPLDEDRRVFTPIDRTSYAWVDAYAKRTSVERVNSRLDVSFGFEQHTTRGLKKMGNKTGLALGIMLAIALGRVKEGQPEKMRSLVS; encoded by the coding sequence ATGGCTATTATACCACAAATGAATTTATTTTCGTGGACGGATATTGAAGATCTTGGTGATTTAGAACGTTTACGATTAGTATTGGATTATTTGCCCGATGAGACACTCATGGAAACGCTGGAAGAGAAGCGCTTCAAAGGGCGGGATGATTATCCTGTTCGGGCCGTTTGGAACACGATACTTGCCGGTGTAGTGTTTGAACACGGATCGATGGAATCCCTACGGCGGGAGTTGAGCCGCAATGGTCAACTGCGAAACTTGTGCGGCCTCAAGGATGGGAAAGTGCCGCCAGCATCCACATATTCTCGGTTTATGAAAAAGCTTTTAAAGCATGAAGAAGCGATCGAGCATATCTTTGACACGCTGGTTGAACAACTCTATGAGTTGGTCCCGGATTTCGGGAGATCCCTGGCCATCGATGGGAAAGGGGTATCATCGTTTGCGAACCGATATGCCAAAAACGACGAACCAGACGGCCGTCGAGATACCGATGCCGATTTTGGAAAAAAAGCGTATAAGGGGCGAAAGGAAGATGGGGCGATTTGGAATAAGGTCGTGAAATGGTTTGGGTACAACATTCATCTGATCGTTGATGCCGTGTATGAACTCCCTGTGGCTTATTCGGTGACGAAAGCGTCGGAGCCGGATATTAACGCCGGTCATGATCTAGTCGATGAGCTCGAAAAAGAACGTCCTTGGATCTTGGAGCAGGCAGACACCCTTGCCGGTGATCGTGGCTATGACGACACAAAACTTATGGAGCGACTGTTCGATGACCACACGATCAAACCGGTCATTGACATCCGGAACATGTGGAAAGACGGGGAAGAAACCCGCCAACTGATGGATAAGGAAAATGTGACGCATGATTTTAAAGGCACCGTTTATTGCTATTGTCCGACCACCGGAATCCGACGAGAAATGACCAATGGAGGGTTTGAAAAGGATCGAGAAACATTGAAAAAGCGTTGCCCGGCCAAGCAATACGGCATCACCTGTGAAGGGGCCGCCGATTGCCCGGTCGCCAAGGGATTACGCATCCCTCTCGACGAAGATCGTCGTGTCTTCACCCCTATTGACCGCACGAGTTATGCTTGGGTGGACGCCTACGCAAAACGAACCTCTGTGGAACGCGTGAACAGCCGTCTGGATGTGTCTTTCGGTTTCGAACAGCATACGACACGCGGGTTGAAAAAGATGGGGAACAAAACAGGGCTTGCCCTTGGCATCATGCTTGCGATAGCCTTGGGGCGAGTGAAAGAAGGCCAACCCGAAAAAATGCGGAGCCTTGTTTCCTAG
- a CDS encoding NAD(P)/FAD-dependent oxidoreductase codes for MEDTSIDLYDITIIGGGPAGLFTAFYGGMRQAKVKIIESMPQLGGQLSALYPEKYIYDVAGYPKVRAQELVDNLVEQMNMFDPAVVLDQSVETVQKLNDETFRIETNEDVHYSRTVIIAAGVGAFQPRKLKIEEAAQYEGGNLHYFVDNLGAFKNKDVLICGGGDSAVDWTLMLANNANVTLTHRRDKFRAHEHSIAELQSAPVRMHTPFEVSELRGDGENIKQVVLQEVKGSDEKVVDVDNVIVNYGFISSLGPIKTWGLETTKNSILVNSRMETNIKGIYAAGDITSYDGKVKLIATGFGEAPMAVSNAKAYMDPTARLQPGHSTHMF; via the coding sequence GTGGAGGATACTTCCATTGATCTTTACGATATAACAATTATTGGAGGCGGACCTGCAGGATTGTTTACTGCTTTTTACGGCGGCATGCGCCAGGCAAAAGTGAAAATCATTGAAAGCATGCCGCAGTTGGGCGGACAACTCTCAGCGCTTTACCCTGAAAAATACATTTATGATGTGGCCGGTTACCCAAAGGTACGCGCACAGGAACTTGTTGATAATTTGGTCGAACAAATGAACATGTTTGATCCAGCCGTCGTGCTCGATCAATCTGTAGAAACCGTCCAGAAGCTGAACGATGAAACATTTCGCATCGAGACCAACGAAGACGTTCATTATTCGCGCACGGTCATCATTGCCGCCGGCGTGGGTGCTTTCCAGCCGCGAAAATTGAAAATCGAAGAAGCAGCCCAATATGAAGGGGGAAACCTTCATTACTTCGTTGACAATCTCGGCGCTTTCAAGAATAAAGATGTCCTTATCTGCGGAGGCGGGGACTCTGCCGTCGATTGGACGCTCATGCTTGCCAACAACGCAAATGTAACCCTTACACACCGAAGGGACAAATTCCGCGCGCATGAACATAGCATTGCCGAATTACAATCAGCGCCCGTCAGAATGCACACCCCCTTTGAAGTAAGCGAACTCCGGGGAGATGGCGAAAACATTAAACAAGTCGTCCTTCAAGAGGTAAAAGGAAGCGACGAAAAAGTAGTCGATGTGGACAACGTCATCGTAAACTATGGGTTCATTTCCTCTCTCGGCCCCATCAAAACGTGGGGGCTCGAGACGACGAAGAACTCGATTCTCGTAAATTCCCGGATGGAGACGAACATTAAAGGCATTTATGCCGCGGGAGACATTACCTCTTATGATGGAAAAGTGAAACTGATTGCCACCGGCTTCGGAGAAGCGCCGATGGCCGTAAGCAACGCTAAGGCCTATATGGACCCTACAGCTCGCCTTCAACCCGGCCACAGCACGCATATGTTCTAG
- a CDS encoding HesB/IscA family protein, giving the protein MIEITDAAMSKINGMKEEEGDPSLMLRVGVKGGGCSGLSYGLGFDAEKNEDDALFDKSGLGVLIDKESKPVVHGLVIDYKENMMGGGFTLDNPNAILNCGCGASFRTKENVGTPENC; this is encoded by the coding sequence ATGATTGAAATCACCGATGCGGCAATGTCGAAAATTAACGGCATGAAGGAAGAGGAAGGCGACCCTTCTTTGATGCTGAGGGTTGGAGTCAAAGGCGGTGGTTGCAGCGGCCTTTCGTATGGACTGGGATTTGATGCAGAAAAGAATGAGGATGATGCGCTGTTCGATAAATCGGGCTTGGGCGTGCTCATCGATAAAGAAAGTAAGCCGGTCGTTCACGGCCTCGTAATTGATTATAAAGAAAATATGATGGGCGGCGGATTTACGCTGGATAATCCGAATGCGATTTTAAATTGCGGCTGCGGCGCATCATTCCGGACGAAAGAAAATGTAGGCACACCGGAAAATTGCTAA
- a CDS encoding aspartyl-phosphate phosphatase Spo0E family protein, with product MKSAVATNQMEDDLETLRKQMVEAAKEHGMQHPLVLYYSREVDRVHTELQTTRYTSKCG from the coding sequence ATGAAGTCCGCCGTGGCAACAAACCAAATGGAAGACGATTTAGAGACTTTACGGAAGCAAATGGTGGAAGCGGCAAAAGAACATGGGATGCAACACCCTCTTGTATTGTATTACAGCCGTGAAGTTGATCGCGTGCACACAGAATTGCAAACGACACGATACACCTCCAAATGTGGATAA
- the mqnE gene encoding aminofutalosine synthase MqnE yields MGTLMQDTDLQAIREKVLHGERLTIEDGLTLYHSADLLTVAQLANEVNERKNGDNVYFIENMYINPTNVCEANCAFCGFKRKPGEEGAYTMHEEEMLQYVSARWNDNIREFHIVGGHNTDVPFDYYLNTIRALKKNYPQATVKAYTAAEIEFFARHAGLSMREVLEQLIDAGLDTLPGGGAEILTERYRAKMSPEKASTDEWLEAHEIAHDLGLKTHATMLYGSIDTYEERLIHMDRVRQLQDQTNGFMVFIPLAMQPRKKKAGLERRTSSFDDMRTIAIARLMLDNFQHIKAYWINIGPQLTQMALTFGSSDIHGTLIEERISHSVGALTSQGITRKELIHLIKGANKTPVERDTFYNIVKTY; encoded by the coding sequence ATGGGTACACTAATGCAAGACACAGACCTTCAGGCAATCCGCGAAAAAGTATTACATGGCGAACGCCTTACCATTGAAGATGGCTTGACATTATACCATTCTGCCGATCTGCTCACCGTTGCCCAGCTGGCAAATGAAGTCAACGAGCGAAAAAACGGAGATAACGTTTATTTTATAGAAAACATGTACATTAACCCAACCAACGTATGCGAAGCAAACTGTGCATTCTGCGGGTTTAAGCGAAAGCCCGGCGAAGAAGGCGCGTATACGATGCATGAAGAAGAAATGCTTCAATATGTAAGTGCTCGTTGGAATGACAACATTCGTGAATTCCACATTGTCGGCGGACATAACACCGACGTGCCGTTTGATTATTACTTAAACACCATTCGAGCCTTGAAAAAGAACTACCCGCAAGCAACCGTCAAAGCCTACACTGCAGCGGAAATCGAGTTCTTCGCCCGCCATGCCGGCCTTTCCATGCGGGAGGTCCTGGAGCAGTTGATCGATGCCGGGCTTGATACCCTCCCGGGCGGAGGCGCGGAAATCCTTACCGAGCGCTACCGTGCAAAGATGAGCCCGGAAAAAGCAAGCACCGACGAATGGCTGGAAGCCCATGAAATCGCCCACGACTTGGGATTGAAAACACATGCCACCATGCTCTACGGGTCCATCGATACGTATGAGGAGCGTCTCATTCATATGGACCGCGTCCGCCAGCTGCAAGATCAAACCAATGGCTTTATGGTTTTCATCCCGCTAGCCATGCAACCGCGTAAAAAGAAAGCGGGCCTCGAACGGCGCACATCATCGTTTGATGATATGCGCACGATTGCAATCGCCAGGCTCATGCTTGATAACTTTCAGCACATTAAAGCCTATTGGATCAACATTGGACCACAGCTGACACAAATGGCACTCACATTTGGATCCAGCGACATTCACGGCACGCTGATTGAAGAACGAATTTCCCATTCGGTCGGCGCACTAACGTCTCAAGGAATCACGAGAAAAGAGCTCATCCACTTAATTAAAGGCGCAAATAAAACGCCGGTTGAAAGAGACACCTTCTACAACATTGTAAAAACGTATTAA
- a CDS encoding ABC-F family ATP-binding cassette domain-containing protein has product MISCENIGLRYGDKKLFDEVNIQFNPGNCYGLIGANGAGKSTFLKILSGELEAQTGEIHIGKNQRMAVLKQDHYAYEGFEVLETVIMGHTRLYEVMKEKDAIYMKPDFSDEDGMRAAELEGEFAELNGYDADNEAASLLNGLGITTDLHHKQMSELAGSEKVKVLLAQALFGNPDILLLDEPTNDLDIKAIQWLQEFLINFENTVIVVSHDRHFLNSVCTHIADIDYGKIELFVGNYDFWHESSQLARQMAKEQNKKKEEKVKELKAFIERFSANKSKSKQATSRKKTLEKIELDDIKPSSRRTPYINFKPDREIGNDLLTVEGLSKTIDGNKVLDNVSFRLEPGEKVAFVGDQEVAKTTLFQILAGELEPDEGYYKWGVTTSQAYFPKDNTAYFEGTNKNLVDWLRQYSDDENETYIRSFLGRMLFSGEEALKKASVLSGGEKVRCMLSKLMLSGANVLILDEPTNHLDLESITALNNALIEFDGSVLFSSHDHQFIETIANRIIEFTPEKVMDKKQTYEDYLADMNLINQ; this is encoded by the coding sequence TTGATTAGTTGCGAAAACATCGGTTTACGTTACGGCGACAAAAAGCTTTTTGATGAAGTAAATATTCAGTTCAATCCGGGAAACTGCTATGGTTTGATCGGCGCAAACGGTGCCGGAAAATCGACATTCCTGAAAATTCTTTCCGGTGAGCTTGAAGCGCAAACAGGGGAAATCCACATTGGAAAAAATCAACGTATGGCCGTCTTGAAACAAGACCATTATGCGTACGAAGGATTTGAAGTGCTTGAAACAGTTATCATGGGGCATACGCGCCTGTATGAAGTGATGAAGGAAAAGGACGCCATTTATATGAAACCGGACTTCTCCGATGAGGACGGCATGCGTGCGGCCGAACTCGAAGGGGAATTCGCAGAATTAAACGGCTATGATGCCGACAACGAAGCGGCCTCCCTCCTCAATGGACTCGGCATCACAACCGACCTGCATCACAAACAGATGTCCGAACTCGCCGGTTCCGAGAAAGTGAAAGTGCTGCTTGCGCAAGCACTGTTCGGCAACCCCGACATTTTGCTTCTCGATGAGCCGACAAACGACCTGGACATCAAAGCTATTCAATGGCTGCAAGAATTCCTGATTAATTTTGAAAACACGGTTATTGTCGTTTCCCACGACCGCCATTTCTTAAATAGTGTCTGCACGCATATCGCGGACATTGATTACGGCAAAATCGAACTGTTTGTCGGAAACTATGATTTTTGGCATGAATCCAGCCAACTGGCCCGGCAAATGGCAAAAGAACAAAACAAGAAAAAAGAAGAAAAAGTGAAAGAGTTAAAAGCATTTATCGAACGGTTCAGTGCCAACAAGTCCAAATCCAAACAGGCCACATCAAGAAAGAAGACATTGGAAAAAATCGAACTGGACGACATCAAACCCTCTTCCCGACGCACGCCGTATATTAATTTTAAGCCGGATAGAGAAATAGGCAATGATTTGCTTACCGTCGAAGGGCTTTCAAAAACCATCGATGGGAATAAAGTGTTGGATAACGTCAGCTTCAGGCTTGAACCAGGAGAAAAAGTTGCATTTGTCGGCGACCAGGAAGTAGCAAAAACAACGCTATTCCAAATTCTTGCCGGAGAACTTGAACCGGATGAAGGCTATTATAAATGGGGCGTTACAACAAGCCAAGCATATTTTCCAAAAGACAATACAGCGTATTTTGAAGGGACGAACAAAAACCTTGTTGATTGGCTCCGCCAATATTCCGATGATGAAAATGAAACGTATATTCGCAGCTTCTTAGGGCGAATGCTATTCAGCGGAGAAGAAGCATTGAAAAAAGCATCTGTCCTTTCCGGAGGCGAAAAAGTTCGTTGCATGCTTTCAAAATTGATGCTTAGCGGTGCTAACGTATTAATTTTGGATGAACCGACCAACCATTTGGACCTTGAATCCATTACCGCTTTGAACAATGCTTTGATTGAATTTGACGGTTCCGTGCTCTTCTCCTCCCATGACCATCAATTTATCGAAACGATTGCGAATCGCATTATCGAGTTCACGCCAGAGAAGGTCATGGACAAAAAGCAAACGTATGAAGATTATTTGGCCGATATGAATTTAATCAATCAATGA
- a CDS encoding saccharopine dehydrogenase family protein — MKIAVLGAGLMGKEVARDLVNSSGVEAVALADIDLNRVEFVCRQLNVQMLNGYRVDASDPTELSTFMACYDVVINALFYSFNTIVVEAAIEAGVHCVDLGGHIGNVTDQVLMKDKNARQRGVTIIPDLGVAPGMINILSGYGMEKLDRGQAIKLYVGGIPVRPEPPLEYNHVFSMEGLLDHYTDPASIIRNGNKQRISSLTEIEKIYFDRFGPLEAFHTSGGTSTLSRSFPNLDTLEYKTIRYPGHAEKFKLLVDLNLTDKNYSVDVNGQNINPRTVLLKTLDPIVDLKEKDDAVLLRVLVEGLRAGKSSAYTYEMITLKDRESGVTAMARATANTISVVAQMAASGEIQKRGVFPPEQIVPGASYIEAMAKRDVHITETVTEN; from the coding sequence TTGAAGATTGCAGTTCTCGGTGCTGGTTTAATGGGAAAAGAAGTGGCAAGAGACCTTGTGAACAGTTCCGGTGTGGAAGCGGTAGCGCTTGCCGATATTGATCTCAACCGCGTGGAGTTCGTATGTCGTCAACTAAATGTGCAAATGTTGAACGGATACCGTGTGGATGCAAGTGATCCAACGGAATTATCCACGTTCATGGCCTGCTATGATGTGGTGATTAATGCCCTCTTTTATTCATTTAATACAATTGTTGTGGAAGCTGCTATTGAAGCGGGCGTCCATTGTGTGGACTTGGGAGGGCACATTGGAAATGTGACGGATCAAGTGTTAATGAAGGATAAAAATGCCCGGCAAAGAGGCGTGACGATTATTCCCGACCTTGGAGTAGCCCCTGGCATGATCAATATTTTATCGGGGTATGGGATGGAAAAACTCGACCGCGGACAAGCGATTAAGTTATATGTAGGCGGCATTCCCGTGCGGCCGGAACCTCCTTTGGAATATAATCATGTGTTTTCCATGGAAGGGTTGCTTGATCATTACACGGACCCTGCCTCCATTATTCGTAACGGGAACAAACAGCGCATCTCTTCCCTAACTGAAATTGAGAAGATATATTTTGATCGCTTTGGCCCGTTGGAAGCTTTTCATACTTCAGGTGGAACATCAACGTTAAGCCGCTCTTTTCCGAATTTAGATACGTTAGAATATAAAACCATTCGCTATCCCGGCCATGCTGAAAAGTTTAAACTTCTCGTGGATTTGAATTTAACGGACAAGAATTATTCCGTCGATGTGAATGGACAAAACATTAACCCCAGGACCGTTCTTTTAAAAACGCTGGATCCTATCGTTGATTTAAAAGAAAAAGACGATGCTGTTCTCTTGCGCGTACTGGTCGAAGGATTGCGTGCAGGAAAATCCTCAGCCTATACCTATGAAATGATTACGTTGAAAGACCGGGAAAGTGGTGTTACAGCGATGGCAAGGGCGACAGCCAATACAATCTCCGTAGTTGCGCAAATGGCCGCTTCCGGAGAAATCCAAAAACGGGGTGTTTTTCCCCCAGAGCAAATCGTACCCGGGGCTAGCTATATCGAAGCGATGGCTAAAAGGGATGTGCACATCACGGAAACAGTGACGGAGAATTAG